Proteins from a genomic interval of Flammeovirgaceae bacterium SG7u.111:
- a CDS encoding GtrA family protein — MDSISIEFLKKFIKFGLVGSFGVVIDFGFTYLIKDVLKKHKYLANSVGFMLAASSNYILNRIWTFHDNNPDIALQYSKFLIISAIGLGINNFIIWVLNDKYKMNFYLAKLFAIGVVMLWNFFANYLYTFA, encoded by the coding sequence ATGGATAGTATTTCTATTGAGTTTTTAAAGAAGTTCATAAAGTTTGGACTTGTAGGCTCCTTTGGAGTTGTAATAGATTTTGGCTTTACATATTTGATTAAAGATGTACTCAAAAAGCACAAATATCTGGCAAATAGTGTAGGTTTTATGTTGGCAGCGTCTAGTAATTACATCCTCAATCGCATTTGGACCTTCCACGACAACAACCCCGATATTGCCCTGCAATATTCTAAGTTTCTAATTATTTCCGCTATCGGGTTGGGCATAAATAATTTCATCATTTGGGTGCTTAACGACAAGTACAAAATGAATTTCTACTTGGCTAAACTATTTGCCATTGGGGTAGTGATGCTCTGGAATTTCTTTGCCAATTATCTTTACACTTTTGCTTAA
- a CDS encoding TlpA disulfide reductase family protein encodes MKSKYGEMKYLIIVLSFLTINVSAQQFKVGDVVPEIVMSNIDGEEVKLSSLKGKVVLIDFWASWCKPCRKENPNLVEAYHTYKDKEFKGGEGFTVFSVSLDTKKAAWKRAVQMDDLEWEYHVSDLKGWNNEVSKAYRINSIPQSYLIDGSRRVISVNPRGKLLEKELKKATKKKSPGFFNW; translated from the coding sequence ATGAAAAGTAAATATGGAGAGATGAAGTATTTAATTATTGTATTGAGTTTTCTGACGATTAACGTATCTGCGCAGCAGTTCAAAGTAGGGGATGTAGTTCCTGAAATTGTAATGTCAAATATAGATGGAGAAGAAGTTAAGCTTTCTTCTTTGAAAGGAAAGGTAGTCTTGATAGATTTTTGGGCATCTTGGTGCAAACCTTGCCGGAAAGAAAACCCTAACTTGGTAGAAGCCTACCATACCTACAAAGACAAAGAGTTTAAAGGAGGTGAAGGGTTTACTGTATTCAGTGTTTCTCTTGATACTAAAAAAGCTGCTTGGAAACGAGCTGTCCAGATGGATGATTTGGAATGGGAGTATCATGTGAGTGACCTGAAGGGCTGGAACAATGAAGTATCCAAAGCTTATAGAATTAATAGTATTCCACAAAGCTACCTCATAGATGGTTCTAGGCGAGTAATTAGTGTGAATCCTAGGGGAAAGCTCTTAGAAAAGGAACTAAAAAAAGCTACCAAGAAAAAAAGCCCTGGTTTCTTTAACTGGTGA
- a CDS encoding RagB/SusD family nutrient uptake outer membrane protein, with protein MKYLFKYILTLFLSLFILGSCSNDFLDEVVEDQYAPETLRDELGFEAAATGLYNHFSTMYTRTDDQTLLGVFQLGTDITWAPSGRSNGDARPYFDYTTLTSTDWASKKIWIYLYKMINNANILIENAEGGDAQITAEQSKMYSAEGKFFRAYAYNMLATLYGDVPLLSEPVKSARTDFVRNPISEVNSLIVEDLLYAAQNLPTIDDTKYEARANQSMARQLLGEAYLRTDEPALAEAQLSAIINSGRFSLVNSRYGVHAGDPGDPFSDMFYVGNLRRSQGNSEAIWVLEQENPTDVPGGSTGAPQQRRVWGGSYHDIPGMVPADSLGGRGLARIRLNDWVLYGLYEDGDMRNSQYTIKRQHYFNNPGENYDPIRGLPVPYAQNAEFTLADGSTINIFEADSVYKYAPYTLKWKQFDDRDTFGWGQWKDFMIMRLGETYLLRAEARFKQGNASGAADDINMLRNRANTSTVNASDISLDFILDERARELVGEENRRMTLVRTGTLVERAKRLNGTAPRADGNIETTNGLQDFHMLMPIPQDEIDLNKDAVLEQNPGYN; from the coding sequence ATGAAATACTTATTTAAATATATTCTAACCCTCTTTTTAAGTTTGTTCATCTTAGGAAGTTGTTCCAATGACTTTCTAGATGAAGTTGTTGAAGATCAATATGCACCAGAAACCTTGAGAGATGAGTTGGGTTTTGAAGCTGCTGCTACTGGTTTGTACAATCACTTTAGTACTATGTATACAAGAACAGATGATCAAACCTTACTTGGCGTATTCCAGTTGGGGACGGATATTACTTGGGCACCAAGTGGCAGGTCAAATGGAGACGCAAGACCATATTTTGATTATACAACGTTGACCTCTACCGATTGGGCATCAAAGAAAATATGGATTTACCTCTACAAGATGATAAACAATGCAAATATACTCATAGAAAATGCAGAGGGAGGAGATGCACAGATCACTGCCGAGCAAAGCAAGATGTATAGTGCAGAGGGTAAATTCTTTAGGGCATATGCATATAACATGCTTGCTACTTTGTATGGCGATGTTCCTTTGTTGTCAGAACCTGTAAAAAGTGCTAGAACAGATTTTGTTAGAAACCCTATAAGCGAGGTGAATAGCCTAATTGTAGAAGATTTGCTTTATGCAGCCCAAAACCTTCCTACTATAGATGATACTAAATACGAAGCTCGAGCAAACCAATCTATGGCTCGCCAATTATTAGGGGAAGCTTATTTGAGAACGGATGAGCCAGCTTTGGCTGAAGCTCAACTTTCGGCAATTATCAACAGTGGTAGGTTTAGTCTTGTAAATTCACGCTACGGTGTACATGCTGGAGATCCTGGCGACCCATTTTCCGATATGTTTTATGTAGGAAATCTACGTCGTTCGCAGGGTAATTCAGAAGCTATTTGGGTGTTGGAACAAGAAAACCCTACTGATGTGCCTGGCGGTAGTACTGGCGCTCCTCAACAAAGAAGGGTTTGGGGTGGTTCTTACCACGACATTCCAGGTATGGTACCTGCCGATTCGTTGGGAGGAAGAGGGTTAGCGAGAATTAGGCTCAATGACTGGGTGCTGTACGGCTTGTACGAAGACGGTGATATGAGAAACTCTCAATACACTATTAAGCGTCAGCATTATTTCAATAATCCAGGGGAGAACTATGATCCAATAAGAGGTTTACCAGTTCCCTATGCTCAAAATGCAGAGTTTACCCTTGCCGATGGATCAACGATTAATATATTTGAAGCTGATTCAGTTTATAAATACGCTCCATATACCTTAAAATGGAAGCAATTTGACGATAGAGATACCTTTGGTTGGGGGCAATGGAAAGACTTTATGATCATGAGGTTAGGAGAAACATATCTGCTTAGAGCTGAAGCTAGATTTAAACAAGGAAATGCTTCTGGGGCAGCAGATGATATTAATATGTTGAGAAACAGGGCAAATACAAGCACTGTGAATGCTAGTGATATCTCCTTAGACTTTATTCTTGATGAAAGAGCAAGAGAACTGGTAGGAGAAGAAAACCGTAGGATGACACTTGTACGTACTGGTACGCTTGTAGAAAGAGCAAAAAGATTGAATGGTACAGCGCCAAGAGCAGATGGAAATATTGAGACCACAAATGGTTTACAAGACTTTCATATGTTGATGCCTATTCCACAAGATGAAATAGATCTCAATAAAGACGCGGTGTTAGAGCAAAACCCAGGGTATAATTAG